A portion of the Carya illinoinensis cultivar Pawnee chromosome 11, C.illinoinensisPawnee_v1, whole genome shotgun sequence genome contains these proteins:
- the LOC122280364 gene encoding protein TPX2-like isoform X2: MERESEGCRERESEEEMEVEPVFEVHEVDLDYEFDAAMYFDFTRPETGEEARLAELWFVSAAEYTPSPFVTKLVMREEILMENVNTSPKSKDVETTIDADVSMNREFCAFDANGKDCEGMLRGIFAKLRSCNLQKVLNQPLEVNTEMTFYNHICNDNLKAKVKPTVKPFLPRSSTLLKPTASQLAKQNRPLISVSSDRSLHISSGVESQAAKRQKLEGGHLRKVITGVDQLTSFVHKPPKKDETVDKSFAHGIMRLTIPREPDLETAHRAQRIRPKNNTNLEHAKTAVRIFKARPLNRKILEAPSFPIPKKSRPKLPEFQEFNLKTLERAMQHTSGLSSSSLNYSDSDKGLDKRSTSGVAGNRNEDKRSNTLDTPKQYGCDVMLPFKARPLNKKIFTSKGDIGVFRNSKRDATVPMEFNFHSEKRIQHNPPIELFSKLSLSTGFQPSNGSWSKLPQQTPLSLKGSKENRSDAFQLDHKILQRMKGKPSIFVGKEVPYGSDGCIPEAGLQSMRSLGIR, translated from the exons ATGGAGAGAGAAAGTGAAGgctgtagagagagagaaagtgaggaGGAAATGGAGGTTGAACCAGTGTTTGAGGTCCATGAAGTCGATCTCGACTACGAGTTTGACGCGGCAATGTACTTCGATTTCACTCGACCGGAGACTGGAGAAGAGGCTCGTCTGGCCGAGCTCTGGTTCGTGTCCGCCGCAGAATATACTCCTTCTC CTTTTGTAACAAAGTTGGTAATGAGAGAGGAGATACTGATGGAAAATGTTAATACATCCCCAAAATCAAAGGACGTGGAGACTACCATTGACGCCGATGTAAGCATGAATAGAGAATTTTGTGCATTTGATGCCAACGGGAAAG ATTGTGAAGGAATGCTTAGAGGAATCTTCGCCAAATTACGTAGTTGCAATCTGCAAAAAGTTTTGAACCAACCGTTAGAAGTAAATACAG AAATGACATTTTACAATCACATCTGCAACGACAACCTAAAAGCTAAAGTGAAGCCTACTGTAAAGCCTTTTCTCCCTAGGAGCTCAACCTTATTGAAACCTACGGCAAGTCAGCTGGCTAAGCAAAATCGGCCCCTCATTTCTGTTTCAAG TGATAGAAGCTTGCATATTTCTTCTGGGGTTGAAAGTCAAGCTGCCAAGAGGCAGAAGCTGGAGGGAGGTCACTTGCGAAAG GTTATAACAGGCGTAGACCAACTAACCAGTTTCGTTCACAAGCCGCCGAAGAAG GATGAAACTGTTGATAAGAGCTTTGCGCATGGTATAATGAGGCTTACTATTCCAAGAGAGCCTGACCTTGAAACAGCACACAGGGCCCAAAGGATAAG GCCTAAGAATAATACAAATCTGGAACATGCAAAAACAGCTGTAAGAATATTCAAAGCACGCCCATTGAACAGAAAA ATTCTCGAGGCCCCTTCATTTCCAATTCCAAAGAAGAGCAGGCCAAAGTTGCCAGAGTTTCAA GAATTTAACTTGAAGACATTGGAGAGGGCAATGCAACACACATCTGGTCTTTCATCATCCTCACTTAATTACAGTGATTCCGACAAG GGGTTGGACAAACGTAGCACTTCTGGTGTTGCAGGAAATAGAAATGAGGACAAAAG ATCAAATACCTTGGATACTCCAAAGCAGTATGGATGTGATGTAATGCTCCCCTTCAAAGCACGTCCTCTTAATAAGAAG ATATTTACAAGTAAAGGAGACATTGGTGTTTTCAGAAATAGTAAGCGAGATGCAACTGTACCAATG GAATTCAATTTCCATTCAGAGAAGAGAATTCAGCATAATCCACCGATAGAGCTTTTCAGTAAG CTCTCCCTTTCAACTGGATTCCAGCCAAGTAATGGATCTTGGTCCAAATTGCCTCAGCAGACCCCTTTGTCTCTAAAG GGCTCAAAAGAAAACAGATCAGATGCTTTTCAACTAGACCATAAG ATACTGCAGCGGATGAAAGGAAAACCTTCTATTTTTGTTGGAAAGGAGGTTCCATATGGAAGTGACGGGTGCATCCCTGAAGCTGGTTTGCAGAGTATGAG GAGCTTGGGCATCCGCTGA
- the LOC122280364 gene encoding protein TPX2-like isoform X1: MERESEGCRERESEEEMEVEPVFEVHEVDLDYEFDAAMYFDFTRPETGEEARLAELWFVSAAEYTPSPFVTKLVMREEILMENVNTSPKSKDVETTIDADVSMNREFCAFDANGKDCEGMLRGIFAKLRSCNLQKVLNQPLEVNTEMTFYNHICNDNLKAKVKPTVKPFLPRSSTLLKPTASQLAKQNRPLISVSRFQTQLVHHSDRSLHISSGVESQAAKRQKLEGGHLRKVITGVDQLTSFVHKPPKKDETVDKSFAHGIMRLTIPREPDLETAHRAQRIRPKNNTNLEHAKTAVRIFKARPLNRKILEAPSFPIPKKSRPKLPEFQEFNLKTLERAMQHTSGLSSSSLNYSDSDKGLDKRSTSGVAGNRNEDKRSNTLDTPKQYGCDVMLPFKARPLNKKIFTSKGDIGVFRNSKRDATVPMEFNFHSEKRIQHNPPIELFSKLSLSTGFQPSNGSWSKLPQQTPLSLKGSKENRSDAFQLDHKILQRMKGKPSIFVGKEVPYGSDGCIPEAGLQSMRSLGIR; this comes from the exons ATGGAGAGAGAAAGTGAAGgctgtagagagagagaaagtgaggaGGAAATGGAGGTTGAACCAGTGTTTGAGGTCCATGAAGTCGATCTCGACTACGAGTTTGACGCGGCAATGTACTTCGATTTCACTCGACCGGAGACTGGAGAAGAGGCTCGTCTGGCCGAGCTCTGGTTCGTGTCCGCCGCAGAATATACTCCTTCTC CTTTTGTAACAAAGTTGGTAATGAGAGAGGAGATACTGATGGAAAATGTTAATACATCCCCAAAATCAAAGGACGTGGAGACTACCATTGACGCCGATGTAAGCATGAATAGAGAATTTTGTGCATTTGATGCCAACGGGAAAG ATTGTGAAGGAATGCTTAGAGGAATCTTCGCCAAATTACGTAGTTGCAATCTGCAAAAAGTTTTGAACCAACCGTTAGAAGTAAATACAG AAATGACATTTTACAATCACATCTGCAACGACAACCTAAAAGCTAAAGTGAAGCCTACTGTAAAGCCTTTTCTCCCTAGGAGCTCAACCTTATTGAAACCTACGGCAAGTCAGCTGGCTAAGCAAAATCGGCCCCTCATTTCTGTTTCAAG ATTTCAGACACAATTGGTTCATCACAGTGATAGAAGCTTGCATATTTCTTCTGGGGTTGAAAGTCAAGCTGCCAAGAGGCAGAAGCTGGAGGGAGGTCACTTGCGAAAG GTTATAACAGGCGTAGACCAACTAACCAGTTTCGTTCACAAGCCGCCGAAGAAG GATGAAACTGTTGATAAGAGCTTTGCGCATGGTATAATGAGGCTTACTATTCCAAGAGAGCCTGACCTTGAAACAGCACACAGGGCCCAAAGGATAAG GCCTAAGAATAATACAAATCTGGAACATGCAAAAACAGCTGTAAGAATATTCAAAGCACGCCCATTGAACAGAAAA ATTCTCGAGGCCCCTTCATTTCCAATTCCAAAGAAGAGCAGGCCAAAGTTGCCAGAGTTTCAA GAATTTAACTTGAAGACATTGGAGAGGGCAATGCAACACACATCTGGTCTTTCATCATCCTCACTTAATTACAGTGATTCCGACAAG GGGTTGGACAAACGTAGCACTTCTGGTGTTGCAGGAAATAGAAATGAGGACAAAAG ATCAAATACCTTGGATACTCCAAAGCAGTATGGATGTGATGTAATGCTCCCCTTCAAAGCACGTCCTCTTAATAAGAAG ATATTTACAAGTAAAGGAGACATTGGTGTTTTCAGAAATAGTAAGCGAGATGCAACTGTACCAATG GAATTCAATTTCCATTCAGAGAAGAGAATTCAGCATAATCCACCGATAGAGCTTTTCAGTAAG CTCTCCCTTTCAACTGGATTCCAGCCAAGTAATGGATCTTGGTCCAAATTGCCTCAGCAGACCCCTTTGTCTCTAAAG GGCTCAAAAGAAAACAGATCAGATGCTTTTCAACTAGACCATAAG ATACTGCAGCGGATGAAAGGAAAACCTTCTATTTTTGTTGGAAAGGAGGTTCCATATGGAAGTGACGGGTGCATCCCTGAAGCTGGTTTGCAGAGTATGAG GAGCTTGGGCATCCGCTGA
- the LOC122282003 gene encoding mavicyanin-like: MKAFTLFLVLAIAATLAPSILAKEFLVGDSTGWTINYDYESWAKGKEFHVGDKLVFKYPKGIHNVIRVDNATAYEKCLVTTETEALSSGNDVITLTTPGKTWYICGVIRHCAEGEQKIAIEVLPKKLSSGSGPSPSTTSASKGSSFAPTHHDGWMIAIFGILVMIIIV; encoded by the exons ATGAAGGCCTTTACTCTTTTCTTAGTCCTTGCTATTGCAGCAACTCTTGCTCCTTCAATTCTGGCCAAGGAGTTCTTGGTTGGTGACAGCACGGGTTGGACCATCAACTACGATTACGAAAGCTGGGCAAAGGGAAAGGAGTTCCATGTCGGTGACAAACTTG TTTTTAAGTACCCGAAAGGAATCCACAACGTCATCCGAGTTGATAATGCTACTGCTTACGAGAAATGTTTGGTAACTACTGAAACTGAAGCCCTGAGCAGTGGAAACGATGTAATAACCCTTACAACCCCAGGAAAAACATGGTACATTTGTGGGGTTATCAGGCATTGTGCAGAAGGAGAACAGAAGATTGCCATTGAAGTGTTGCCTAAAAAACTGTCTTCCGGATCAGGACCTTCTCCCAGTACTACTTCTGCATCCAAGGGATCATCTTTTGCACCCACGCATCATGATGGCTGGATGATTGCAATTTTTGGCATCCTTGTGATGATCATCATAGTTTAA